tctttaccatcagtcaactcattcaaaacaaaaacacataaatgaccacaaattgagggatctttataatcttgaatctgagaatcattgtagtagacgcttgattttttcaaatatttaatcaattttataggtggtttgtcctcaattcttccatacgaatcaaaataacatgcattcttatcatttttataataaaaaatccaatgcgttccacttcccataatcgagtctaaattcacaattccacattcaaatttcttaactttttcaggtaatgtatctctcatgaagattcctctaaaatgtttaatatttttgcaaatttcttccaattccctgaatgttaaaggtttgatttcaaattttttttaatgtttgatttcacgtaattcaaagttttttcatctaatccagatcctgtaacatcttccaactctttatctaaccaatttaaaatgtttctaacaataggaatcacatcttttttaacgattggagcagctttacgaacataaggaacaacatttttaacaactggaatattttctctaaaatctagtaaatctttcaaaagtccaccatttttaagttcttgcaactgattataagaaaattctattctggttcctttattgtttttcttatgtttttcgagtttattgtattgtctatttgttaaaaatatcttatcttcgccattttttagttgatctattttaaattgaatactaacgggtattttcttcttaaaagcggattttatttttttctttctgatttttgctgaaatttacgttcacctccatttatatagttaaaatttcaagttctcttcgattcccattcctagttttctcttcaaaaacattgctccagctgttggaagcgcaacaaatatttcccctaaactagcatcttttgataaaaatctatccattgctttatcttgcaaaattttatctgccatatgtctggaatttgtgtctctatgttttgcataaaaaatatcgtgctccattgcagcttgatctaatttattcacaccaggatctcctctttttagtcttttttcgagttttgtgccaggccccagatactgataagttggtacgtgtaattcaaaaggtaaattgttgataaaatcattcaaaagtccgctaccctcaatcatagatgaacttattgccggcaaaattcgttttaaatatttaattccatcaggtttttcaatcacttcatcaagtttgttcgaaataaaatctttaatcgctttcttttcgttcaaaaaattgttgtttccagccttttcttgagcataaatataattaataatcccatcgagttttgtcaaatcgtcgatatatctgtattcaatcttattatcactgtattttcttacacctgatccttcgattcgtttttcccaaattggtttaattaatttcatatattttttacctctacttgacttaggcttcttagtagatggatcattatttttgtaaattgagtcagattcccataaaatttgtgtatactttttcaaatcttcttcagaatataaattatcttttggagcgtcatagtctgttaataatctccataaaccttgagttccttcatatgttttttcattaataatgatatcattatgttcaaaattcacgggcaaatttccaatcattaaactattctttttttatcccaatacaaactaaatttatcatcttttactctaggaagaaacTTTCTACCTATTGGACCAACTATTATATCATTGTTcaaggacttattggttcaactattgtagattcttcaatgattcgaggtgttgaagatggtgattttggcaattcaaactcttctacttcagattctggaatcgaaatatcagcaaattgtcgtacaactggaaccaaattcatcaaattttgattatcacttaaaaagttttcaattttacctttaacatttttatttgcagaagttacaggttgattaattttttgaataaattcttgttctttttcatcaattcgaatctgttctttaaattctttgattaatttcttttcgattttatcaagttttttcgcttcttcagaagttacgttcgccatttaattagaaaaattttgaaactttgaacgtaaaaacgtgaacgtggaacgtaagacgtgaacgtggaacgtaaaaacgtgaacgtggaacgtaaaaacgtgaacgtggaacgtaaaaacgtgaacgtggaaacgtaaaacgtgaacgtggaacgtaaaaacgtgaacagatttaccgtttttcagttgtttttcataatgtaaataaaaagtaaagataatgtaaaaataattgtaacaattattttatcaagtagatttgtcagaaccactgagcagcatttatattagaaaatttattcatatatttaccatttttaggcttcaaagttagattaatagttaaaaatccatagtcttctttccaaattttatcacataatttcattaaagtggttaaaactcatatcagatcccacataattgttgtaaatttttctcgaatagtgatcatcttgcttaaaaacacacaacatattcaaattatttctaataacttgtttatcaacctttgaaaagcattgggaaagatagatacaaaatatgtttttgtgacgagacattacgaaatattccttaataatgtcctgattttccaaaatacaatcatcaaaaacgattaacgaattgggtttacattcgcttaacggaactatgtcctcagaagaattataaaaatgtgatatttctttacttaagttcttctcaatatttttgaatctttgttgtaattttttgtatgcgtcttgttctaaagatttactaaaaacatacaaattggattaaggaatcaacctattgtagataaaattcaataataaagttgttttttccacatccacttgaaccaacaattaacaatctgaatggttgatctttcttattttcttcaaccgtttgaagttttatctgacctttttgctttaaaaatttctccatttaaatagcgaaaatgaagctgttcaagttgacttcagaaagctctaaattagttttaaacttggaacatcctattcatttagaggaagaatcaaattattttatcggttttaagcggtttttattctgacaattttgtaataaatattagtgaaagttctcctcattgtataggatttagtgagaagaacataacaaaatatcatggtttaaacaaaggatattataccttcgatcaaataaaaaatttcccttaaaaattatctgaaaacattcaaacaatcagataaatctttaaactttgacgaaaacaagtttgaaatgcaaaaaaattatctctctaataaaatttaaataaaatcaccagtaagaataatgttttcagcaattatagtagatttattagggtttgttcaagaaactattgagccaaatcaggtatatttaggaaataaaacgccaaaatttagaccgttcgatgtaatttaAGTACATTGCAATTtagttgaacctagttttgaaaatcataccgaacatttacacaaagaatctgaaattttctaaaattttttcccaaatgttgcttatggatcaaaaatcagtgaaaaccgaatgaaatcgattatattccgattagaaaaaaatattaaaagaattcaaaaaaatctctctaactatacaagactctgagggaaatttattaaataatgagagtaaaacaacaatatatttaagattgaaaaaggaataaaaatgagtaatgatgacaaaattcaatatttttacttaaaaaacaaggagctattcgaatggcccctttaCAATCTTCATCCTAAAGGTGGCATTCCTAAGCGACGACTCTCGCGGCTCCAGCCGCACGGCTCGAGCCGCGCGACTATGACTCATACCGCATCGCATGTAAGTAAACGAAACCCATTCCTATGACGCGACTAGCGCCGCGCGACAGAAGCGACTGTAATGCGGCGGCTCGAGCCGTACGGCTGGACTGCTCACATGAGCAGTCTAGTCGTAACAGCCGCGACGACTGaagctgtttttactgttttgGTGTGCATTGTTCATCAATTATGGAAGACTCAAGACTCATCGAACTAGTGCGTGAACACCCTTGTCTTTTTAACGCAAAACACCACCTGTACAAGGATGCAAACGTCAGAGATAACGTGTGGAGTGAAATTGgcatgaaaatgaaattaccaggtaaagtattatatttgcttatttatttacagtaagtaTAAAGTACATTTGACTTATGTTTATGAACACAAAAGTTACATCCCTTTAATAGGGTTTTCTTTTCCTCTTTAATTGTTCGTCTGTCTTGTTGACGTGTGTCATTTCCCAATGTACGGATCCACTTTTGCTATTAAAGTAGTCACAAAAACGGTCTCTTATGTCAAAACCTTCAAGGTTACCAAAGCCACCTCCAGCACGTAAAGGAATCATATTTTGTGATGGTAATGGTTCCGAGTTGGAGAGCTCAAAATAACACTGGCCATTTTCTTCAAGGTACGCATCGCGTAGCATATTGTGCAGGCAACAGGCAGTCAATATTAACTTGTCTGTGACCCCTGGGTTGACTGCTATTGGGGTATAAAAAACACGAAAAACTTGAGACAGTAATGCAAAGGAATTTTCCGATACTCTTCTTGCACGAGACAGTCTGTAGTTGAAAACAGCTTTTCTTTTATTAGTACGAGCTTCTGGTCTTGTGAAAGGTTTCATTAAATGCATTGAAAGTTTAAAGGCTTCATCACCTACTATAACATAAGGAAGCTCTTTTGTACCTACAGTCCTTGGTAGAGGATAGAACTGTTCATTTCTGATTAGCCCCCCTAAGttagatttttctaaaatacCACTGTCTCCTTCGCGTCCGTAGGAACCAATGTCAACCATAACAAACTTATAATTAGCATCTACAATAGCTAGCAAAACTATTGAAAAgtactctttgtaattaaaaaattgggATCCACTACTTGCTGGACAAGAAATCCGTACATGTTTTCCATCTACTGCCAATATACGAGTACAATTGGGAAAATTCCATAATTCTTCAAAGGCCTTCGACAGTAAGAGAAGGTCTTGAGTAGTAGGAGTTGGCATGAATTCAGCTGGAAGTCTTGCACTGCATACTTCTAATACTTCCTTGAAAATACGACTTATATAACTTGCTGATATTCGGAATGCAAATGACAAAGAAGCGAAGCTTTCTCCAACTGCTAAATACCTGAAAAAATtcgtaaaatttaatgaaacatttttttcagcTGAAGAGTGTAAAAACCGATGGAAAAATATCCGGGATACATATATGAGGCGCAAAAGAGCCAAAAAACTTCCCACAGGATCTGCGAGTTCAAAGAAAGTGCGCAAATGGCATCTTGAAGACTACCTTGAATTCATGAACGTGGTCAAATGTGAGAGAGAGTAAGTTGGCATGAAACTGGCAATGTGATATTAGATATTTTGTTATACATGACTTTTGTTATTGACCTTTTATTCTTGATTATTTGATACTAATACCTAACAGTTTCGGTCAAAAGGAggtaaaaaattagatttatacattttacaacatcTTTAGTTTGTGaaagtttgaatattatatttttagtttgtctttggtccaggaataatacctgaaaatattggtGGGAAGTTCGGGGATACTCCGTATATGTGCTcttgaaagtaattaaataacGTACTTCCGATTAGTAAATTCCTCACTCCTTCtccaaaattaagtaaataacatactatgcaattaataattttataaccaacatagttgtaatatgtaaattttctatttacatattATCATAGGCATAAGTAAGAAACACAATTCAATTGACTACTTATTTTTCATACATCTTGCGGTTGGAACGTCATATAGTGGCGTCACTCAACACCAACATCACATACGTAAATAACATAGGTACCTCTATTGTTTGACTTAAtgttgaaactaaatatttatctttattcgataaaaacgtatttaagtATGTTCAAACACCCCTTTTCTCTCAGTGTATAGTGTATGAACAACCTATTATGGAACTATTATGGAAAAACTAATAAACTCTTTTTGCGTTGTTTTAGGACAGTCACAAATACTATCACTCAAGATGATGAAACAAAAGTTGATGGACAAGAAACTGAAAATGTTGAAATGGCCGAAGAATCTGTTTATTCTGAAATTCGTGATCCAGAGGATCTTAACAAATATCTATCCGAAGAACCCGAGCAGCTCGATGGTGATGGTGTGCCGAAGCAATCAAAAAAACGAAAgctgaaaactaaattatcagGAGAAAGTATTCTCAAAGTTTTAAAGAGGAATTCTGAAGAAAGATCTAAACTAATGTCAGCTATTTTGGATAAGCCAAAAGAGCAACATCCCATTGATGTATTTTTCCAAAGTATGGCTATGacagttaaaaaattttcccTGAAAATCAAATCCGTGCGAGGATGGAAATTTGTCAAATTGTTAGCCAATTGGAATTGGAAGAAGTAAATCGAGCTCATAATGTCCCACGGTTTGATGACAAGTCCTCCACTTCTTGCAGCTCGAATTTGACACTTCAATCACCATCTATTTTGAATGATGATGATGAGTACGACTTCACTCTATTGACCAACACATGtggtatgaaatttaaataatctgcACATGCAAACTAACATACTGTTTTAATAGGTTTATGATATGGATGTTTTCCAATGTAGgcctaatgtttttttaataaacatattgttttttaagCATTTACTGTTATATTACATTCTTACCTTAGCGTCAgtcccaatttttctgcaggGCTGATGGGCTGTTTGACTTTGTTGCATGATTTTCTGATTAAACCGCTTTCGATGCATGATAATATGTAATCAAACTGGACTCTATTCAAACGAAAAAATTTTCTGAACATTGAGTCGTCCTGCAGAAGATGTCTCTgaattaaaatcttttgaaaCCCCTCTTGGCATCTTGATAGGTACAATGGATGTGGATTTTCATTCTTTTTGAACTTAACCAACAATATTTCTTCTTCCTCTTCTTCTTGGAGTAGAATATAGGCTAACCCCAACACTGATGCATCTGCCATGACGTCTAAAACCCAACTGCTCTAGTCGCTCCTAAGGAATGTACCTGTCGGCTACAGCCGTTGTGGTTCTGGCCGCGCGGCTCGAGCAGTGCCACCttaacactgttttttatcaaatgAATCTgacctttattctcgaaataaaaattactagttaaatttcttttctatctaaatggagtcagttgtagacctactcaataatcaacttagatttgaaaacaaacatatctttacaattgtggatgataataatgaattttggttcaaagcaaaagatgtagcagaaatattagaatttaaaaatacgaataaagctattattgaccatgttaaagaaaagtacagaaaaaaatttacaaacaaaaggggtaacgaatcgttactaccttcaaattttcaagaaaacactattttcattaatgaaccgggaatatattctttaatattaaaatctaaaatgaagaaagcagaattatttcaagactgggttttagaagaagtattaccctccattagaaaatttggttagtacaaacttgaaaacgagattaaatatttagaagatGAAGTAAAatacttgcaaattaaagatgaaatcaaaatggaaataatcgcaaaacaaagtgtaaaaattgacttaatgaaaccagaccttgtttgtaaagattttgctaagaaaaacaccatgtttttgtattaattaagaagaatcacatgtgggaatatccttattatatttttagagctcaaaagagagaaataccgaaaagattgaaagaacttgaaattgattacccggaaatggaaattttattaagatatggagatacaaatagtatacatctctacaaccaaatgaaagaatctttgaatattttatacaacggaaatcattttactacaaatatggcagaatctcgactgatttatagaatatctaaattacacgatgaaaatgtttctaaattttactaaaaactctcgatttattatattttttttgtaaatgtttagcataactaggtaacctttgtagaatttttttttcatattcacaaggcatttagcttttataactttcgctgaaactttttttagcacaatctttgcaaaaagcatcttttaaatctttactatactgccagttattaaattcagaaatatttttaatttctttacaaaagtaacactttttttcttctaaagttaatttgtccattttatcatataattccttacaataacagtcttttctattcttttccttataaaattcttgacactttatacatttcttttgagcctccatttatatacaaaaaattatagctttgactttctcaattcatattcataaaactttccggttatttcttcattatttaaatcttttaataagttacaggatctgtgttattaatttttataaatcacaaagatttctcttgaccaattgttcttatatttgttcgaaaattttgtttttttactaacaattcttacatgatcattgattttaaatttagttttcgtgtgaacttctggtggaatatacttgaaaacggtctctaataactccttttctgcatccttatctacgtctttgggcttcattttgattgtccTGTGAACTGTaccgttataattgtttacgatttattttaagaataccgatccatttacagtttttattaatctcaaaaattactttcattctctcattttgagttctgttatatctctctacaatacttgatttctcttcgttttcagtatgataaatcttaatgttgtatttactcaaaacatcattgaattctttatttttaaactctaaacccttatctgtatgaagtaggtttggaggtttgtgattgatccttatggcatcttttactatatcttcgaaagcttttgaaacatccttgccgttttttcttttgatagctcttgaccaagcatattttgagaaagtatcaataacatttaacatatacttaaatccatcattttgatctgaatagtgagacattattactaaatctgctgcccataaatcagcaattcctaaagttataatttttctctttttaaacttttttcgtactggtgcatgagttttctctagcttcaatctctatttcctctttgttcttcaattctttctttacttgttttttataaggatttctttataaatttactcttatttgtcttacattttgaacattttgctgcaattctatacaatccgttttgagtttgaacaattttagaatctatatttttcgtttttttcttacatttgtggcagtgaatcaaatcatcttccatttatatattaaagtttcCAACCTtgtttaattcgtctaatataacagattttgcttcgcctttatacccatacggtactgtatcgatcttattttctaggacaattctattattatctttagcgttcagtgctaacttgtttatagtgacggtgtacaactcatgtttatagcttttgattactgtcatctccctaaattcttctttatcttcgaacaaaaatctcttcaagttttcgacatttattgttttatttacaacgcttctctttatttaactcatctaatatatcagattttgcttcatttttatagccataaggtactgtatcgatcttattttctaggacaattctcttatcatctttagcgttcagtgccagcttgtttatggtaacagtgtacaactcatgtttataacttttgatgactgttatctcccatctccctaaattcttctttatcttcgaacaaacatctcttcaagttttcgatatttattgttttatttacaacgcttctcttaatttcctttacatcttactggatttttgtctagatatttgtacgagtacattttcgatctcaatccacaaaattgttctaaaacttcgctatttaactcatctttgaatttccctattaccttcttatttttagtagtgaaacattcgtgatcttttggataatcattgtatcaaagtcatctatattttctttaataattttaaaaggatctcgtttcaattctaggaaataactgtctgtatccatgtaacacagattcaaatctgggtcaaacttctttaatttatcgtaataaaactgatacattaacaattttgataggtcaagaacttaaaatcctatgtagattcggtttgttaaatttaaccttttgtttgtacatgtgactcgctatacagttatcatcaaagatattgaaacatttgaagttcgttttcttggcctgtttcattgaaaattcttcatttcctagtttgatatcacatctatttagcaaattttccatagattttccaaaaactgagttgttcatcagcttgtaaaaatctttctcaaagtcacttgtagctttggttctcatgtgtgtgttaaaatcaatgtactttttcataaaaggcttcttatcgaatgctataactctattcacatgtttcaacaccatcccttgttcgaggtaaaatttcaaatttcttgaatgaacaacgtattcagttttatccagtaaagttgtgcaaagtttgtttttataatgttcgggaacaagaggcaaatccttttgatgttcatgtaaatttgttggatatcctagatcaacttcgagaatatagccataatcttcgtcgccagtgagttccaaaattgtttcttgccactcttcttttgtatatgttttaggattcatccacttgatatcactaaacggaagtttttgcataagaccgtaaccataaaggttgtttgcatcgacataaagtaaatagttttcgggctttgtcttatcgaaatctttcaaatatttgatatttgctttaacatatcgcttaatacattgagaaatacctccacgaatacctttttcaatcattaaatacatattataatcactaatcaattgtaattctattttcgttaattttaacatagcgtcccatgcgagacttggagcagttagataatgagctggatcaagtttgtaacaatttagacaaatgtttctgaaattttcaaatatatcagcaagcaataaaacatcttggatgttgtacaaatcagagtaatttccgaGATTtggacgtgacaacgtcttaaattaggttgcggccggagtcactcatgaaaaagtgtaacgcccggtaacgttacgaatgcccgtccagtgggtccgccgcacgggatccgcacaggataaagcagataactgtgggtccgccgcacgggataaagcagataactatgtttattcgtgaaaatgtggagtgcttagattcgtcatttacaacaactacaacaataaaggtaaataattgtacactgatatttcattattgtaaactatgattgattgattaattgttagattgacacaaaagttgagaaactgaatttataggttatgtcatactattgacaaatgttgatagtgttaagtaaattattagtttaaatcacactgcaatcaatcgtaattcagtcgattgagaagaaacagcgcgtattgctagtcaaacatttaaaataacaaattataacctctaacctgtcataacagtgcgaccaaacaaacgaactaaaccgaccaatcaccacgcgcggagttagaatttaactgtgtttagcaagaatttcaaattccaattttagtaaatgttttattcaactttaccatttacaataacaaattttaattaatttcaaattatgtacaatgttttagtaaacaaaatatatttctatagttaaaatttgtgcaattcttattttcattcaattccttgttcctattgtgcaatttaataatattcatatcaataaatattctaccgagaaaaagacgttgtcaggtaaaatcttcgcccgtaaaaccgactttacaggcaaccataattttttctcttttaatttgttccaaacgctcaagtagtgttgataatctttctcagatatgctctcatctgtcaaaagtgaatagaaatcttcaattttcagctctgcTGTGTAATAAGGTTAttaatactatcgataaattcgtaaggaaatatgccttttccagataaaattttaaagatttcttcttcgtcatttggttgtctatctagaattgcgttcaatattcgtccatcttgtataaaatgatttgtatgcttgaaatcatctttctttagatttttagctaactttttaatagacgatgccataaatctgaacgtatctacgaatgaaaacttgattaaactttcttggtttattatcttcaaactcatacccatatcctgaatttactgaataatttatatatttttcatctgtgtttgcgatctaATCAACATTTTCATATTGTTTAGCTAATTCttgtatgtacaaatgagtatcgtaatttgacatattgtgacagaaaactggaatattttgaggaaattttagattcaagttacaagataaatgagctgaacctctaaatttacctgttaaatgacaatgatctcgtactttttttcttgtttgattatcaaaaccctcacattcacaaatatgacaaagactagaattttggtacgctaattcttcttcttcggtcaatttcataggttttttgttcttagaattatactttttagctatgtattttgatattttattgagctcttcaaacaattttgcaggaacattaggcaaatcgtcttcatgttttgctctataacatataggtttgtacatgcgattggtcacattcgacactaaatatagagtaaaccataaggaatgtgcttctgaatcttggttttagtcgatctttgtggattgttcttgcatgtcggaattttttctaatatgctctcaaaatccatataaataacgtacggatggctaaacttcttttaataattagtaaatttagttgtttgacctgaaaacggcataattggcttacaaacttcatgttgcttgcaaatttctaaatgatctgttaaatctccagatttgtagaaatggcttaaacatcttctacatagaaaattttt
This genomic stretch from Homalodisca vitripennis isolate AUS2020 chromosome 6, UT_GWSS_2.1, whole genome shotgun sequence harbors:
- the LOC124365628 gene encoding uncharacterized protein LOC124365628 — protein: MEDSRLIELVREHPCLFNAKHHLYKDANVRDNVWSEIGMKMKLPAEECKNRWKNIRDTYMRRKRAKKLPTGSASSKKVRKWHLEDYLEFMNVVKCERETVTNTITQDDETKVDGQETENVEMAEESVYSEIRDPEDLNKYLSEEPEQLDGDGVPKQSKKRKLKTKLSGESILKVLKRNSEERSKLMSAILDKPKEQHPIDVFFQSMAMTVKKFSLKIKSVRGWKFVKLLANWNWKK